In Candidatus Eisenbacteria bacterium, the sequence TTCGGTACCGGCCGAGTTTACGCGGATGAAGATCTCGGTGACCGTTTCGATGTCGAGGTCCTCGGCGAGTTCAATTACGCCGACATGGTTGTTGATGATCTTGCGGAGCTTCTCAAACACCCGCGACACGCGCTTACGGTCGGCGGCGGGGTTCTTCTCGGTATAGTTGTCGGTCAGTTCGGTGAGGCTGGCGTCGGGCGCGAAGACCTCGGCTACGTCTTTTATCCAGGCTACGTCCTTGGCGATGGCTGGGTTAGCGACCTCGAAACGCTCCTCCTGTGGGTGAAAGGCGATGCGGATGCGAACGGTTTCGTAGTCTTTGGTCAGCACCTCCCAGCCGAGCAGCGCCGCCATCAGCGCGGTGACCCGCTGCTGGCCGTCAATGAGGATGCGCTTTCCGGTAGATGGTGTGCCGTCCTTGAGCCTTACGGTCGGATTGCGCCACGCGATCAGATAGCCGACCGGGTAACCCTGGTAGAGTGAGTCCAGGAGGTTACGGACCTTAGTCGCATCCCACACGAAAGGACGCTGGATCTCCGGGATAGCGATCTCCTCCGATTTGACCCAGGTAAGGAGGGTCTCGACAGGATGTGGGGTGACGGAGTATCGTTGCGTAGCCATGCTCAGTACCTCGGTCTCAAGAACTTATCCATTTCACTCATAGTCATCTCTGGAGTCCTAACACTTGTTGGAGCTCATCTGATCTTCCCTTGCGTTCCAACAATCTCTGCTAGATCGTCAATCTTGGCCTCAAGCTGCTCGATCTTGCCGGACTCGCGACGGGATGATGGCTGCAGGAACCAAGAAGCGACGAAGCCGGCGAACGTGCCGAAAAGGCCGACGCCGGCCACCATGAGCATTGCGGCGACAACCCTTCCTTCGGCGGTGACGGGATACTTGTCACCGTACCCCACAGTGGTAATAGTAACAATGGCCCACCACACAGCGTCCTGGGCTGATTTGATATTAGCTTCAGGCGTCGACTCGCAATGAAGAATTGCAACCGCGGAGAACGCGACCATTAGAATGGTCACGAGGGTCGCCGCCAGGACGGCGGACTCGGCGCGTCTGTTGAGGACGAAACTCGCCAGGATTCGAGTGGCGCGAAAGCCACGAAGTAGGCGTACGACTCGGACTATCCGGGCTACTCGCCCGATCCGCAGGATGGGAATGGCTGGAATGCTTGACAGAAGGTCAATCCAGCCCCACCGATAGAAGTACTGCCATCGTCGCGGCGCACGGGCGAAACTTAGAAGGAAGTCAACAAGGAACACCATGCAGACACCCGTATCTGTGTATCCGAGGACCTGCCGAGTAGACGGTGAAAGAGGAACTACCGCTTCGATTGCCAGCACGACGATGGCGTACAAACACAAGGCCAGAATGAATAGCTGATACGGCCTTACGCTCTCGGGCCTGCGGGCACCACTCTCGTTCATAGTCTATCCGTTTACCATGAGCATAAACAATGAGGCTGAGCGGCCCGCGAAGCCGGACTACTCCGGCTTGACGTTGGACGGCATATTCCCTGGCTCATACGAAAAACAGGGACGGTTCCCCGAACGTGAAGGTCTCACCCTTGAGCAACGCCGATCTCACGTCGTGTCCCATCTTGCGTTCTCCGGCGTCCCACCGTGCCAGCAGACCTGCATAGATCCTAGAAGGCACAGTCGGCGTGGCAATAGCGCCGAGTTTCAGCGACGATGTCGGCACGAGGGCTCGAAGTCCGCGTAGAGCATCGAGGTAGCAGTCGCGATGTGTCACATCGAAAATCTGATATAGGACAGCCCGGTGTGCCGCTCGCGGAAAGCACGCGGACGCGGCGCGGTGTATGAGCTGATAGGGCAGGTGGAGTACACGGTCAACAGTCAGTTTGTCTTCTGTAGCCGTGTGAAGCATGTCGAGCCACCCACCAAGAACGTCGCATCGGTTTGTATCGCGCGGCTCATGTAGCCATGCGCTAACCGTTTCGTACTCCGGCTCGGTGTACTTGGCCTCGATCGCGATGGCAACCGATGACGAGATGATCATGAGATCTGTGCAGGATGGCTTTCCCCGGCCGCGCCTGACACCGACCGAATGCTCAAAGGAGAACGTAATCGGCGCGACTACCGGAAAGCGGAGCTGATTCTGGAGTGGAGTAAGTCTCGCAAGGGCATCCTGCCAATATGCGACGAGCGGGATCGTCGACCGTCGCGGCGAGTTGAGATCGGCATCATGCAGGGCGCCTACGATGCCCCGCCAATCAGGTTGCGGTGTACCCCTCATGGATAGAAGCAACTCAGCCTCATTCATCGTCGCAAGCCGCTCAACTGAATGTATACTGCAAGGATAACAGGATAAACATTGCAAGTCTCACAGCACAACTTGAATCTAACACAACCGCGGTCTGAGTGCAACTTCTGTTCTGTCATCGAGTCTGAGCAGCTTGTCACTTGAGCAATTTCCAGATTATGCCATGGGAACCGCTATTTAACTGGGTAATAACTGCGGATATCAGCTGAGGAGCGCGGCGGCAGGCTGAGGTCAATCTCGGAGTTGTCGTGTCCGGGAGTTCAGGCTGAAGAGCAACTGCCGGGCCACGTCTTACTTGCTGATAACCGACCTTCTCCCCTTTCGCCTCATGATCCCGCTTTTCTTCGGGACCCCGAGCTTGGGAACAAGAGTCTTCTTTCTTATCTGGGACGGTTTGAGAATTCGTCTTGGTCCTTGAATGCTTTTCATCTTTTCTGGTCTCGCATGAACACCTCTAGAGACCTGCGCGACCTGTGTCAAGAACTGGTACCCCCGGGGTGAGTCGAACACCCGGCACACGGTTTAGGAAACCGTTGCTCTATCCATCTGAGCTACGGGGGCAAAGACAAGAATCAAGAATCGAAACCGAGAACCGGCCCGGAGAATCAAAGTCGAGATGCCGACGTCCGCAACCAGGCCTCAAGAAACGCAAAACCGGAGCAACGACCCTCACTCGCTCTCATATTTCACGAGTGAGAATACGTCATAGCCGTCGAGCTTTTCTCTGCCGTTCAGGAAAACGAGTTCGATGAGGAAGCCGATCCCGCACACGTTGCCGCCGAGTTTTTCCACCAGCTTCACTGCGGCGAGCGCAGTCCCCCCTGTTGCGAGGAGGTCGTCAATCACGAGAACGTTCTGTCCCCTGGAAATCGAATCCTCATGAATTTCGATTGCATCTGTTCCATATTCGAGGTGATATTCTTCCCTGACTTTCTTCCAGGGCAGCTTCCCTGGTT encodes:
- a CDS encoding adenine phosphoribosyltransferase, giving the protein MSQELSKYIRDVPGFPKAGIVFKDITTLLNDGKQFSRAVSLLDEHFKGTKVDAVLGIESRGFILGGALAFKRGLPFIPARKPGKLPWKKVREEYHLEYGTDAIEIHEDSISRGQNVLVIDDLLATGGTALAAVKLVEKLGGNVCGIGFLIELVFLNGREKLDGYDVFSLVKYESE
- a CDS encoding ion transporter codes for the protein MNESGARRPESVRPYQLFILALCLYAIVVLAIEAVVPLSPSTRQVLGYTDTGVCMVFLVDFLLSFARAPRRWQYFYRWGWIDLLSSIPAIPILRIGRVARIVRVVRLLRGFRATRILASFVLNRRAESAVLAATLVTILMVAFSAVAILHCESTPEANIKSAQDAVWWAIVTITTVGYGDKYPVTAEGRVVAAMLMVAGVGLFGTFAGFVASWFLQPSSRRESGKIEQLEAKIDDLAEIVGTQGKIR